One Dictyostelium discoideum AX4 chromosome 3 chromosome, whole genome shotgun sequence genomic region harbors:
- a CDS encoding hssA/2C/7E family protein, producing the protein MAIFKSISSISNSTGSMGSSIGASNLDGFVSNDNSISCFDGCCGGGLGGWGGFNGLGGFNGGCGGSNTNIINLDIDIGRRRRRCC; encoded by the coding sequence aatcaatttcatcaatttcaaattcaactgGTTCAATGGGAAGTTCAATTGGTGCCTCTAATCTTGATGGATTTGTtagtaatgataattcaatttcatgttttgatggttgttgtggtggtggtttagGTGGATGGGGTGGTTTTAATGGATTGGGTGGTTTTAATGGTGGTTGTGGAGGTTCAAACACAAATATAATTAACCTTGACATTGATATTGGTCGTCGTCGTCGTAGATGTTGTTAA
- the CAX1 gene encoding DUF307 family protein: MTDRKPLLSKNEQDYDEINGISMGNRAVNPSVLQHNVVILPIDENSNNKDNNSTNSSNNNNNNNNNNNNNNNTYQEIGKGSNTTTTNTTTTNTTTTNTTDKNKKRKKDKIPSLYIAEKEQPITFDDFGITDDTNPIEVKHQIQNHMFGFKPFKSKLTKRRVEERSPEVQSLYSDERKDTNPNSIPNTIGNVVYCIIFGFPLSILYVICSIILCLTYFGLPYGKLFWRLKGFVFWPFGKYLQLSTTNSLFGQDEERLPISSGRRRAQSIAHRKLTLYNYIGAFVYYLFIAPFIIISETIVLSLAWMLVVSIPTAKNHTKLLTHLITNPLKLRIEDYPRADCQILLYPVEAFNRFYYKYTINGMNVNYFTNFLFFYFILFLDLLPFVIISLVFGFFLEDKINPIVIFICCLLSTIPLSYYNGMAIASLSAQTSFAIGALINASFGSIIELILYVVSISGAQEEVARSALTGALLGSMLLIPGLSMVIGGLKHKEQRFNPTLMGVNTILLMIAVVAAFAPTLFYKIYGSFGFSCTSCIQQPTNVTVDGVAINGTTTNTLMDCGKCTIVSSDLDEDPIYTQKARTLMYICSGILPLTYFIGLLFTLKTHTHILHAPPEKKKQEPTDETKEKSIEYEWSKLQCIIVLLACTTMFALVSEKMVGTIDPVVSALGLTHEFLGVTILGIIPSAAEYLNAVQFAIHNNMPLALEIGASAAVQITLFQMPVLVFICAVYNHLSSEGSFTLIFPLMDFFAIFFGVMVMNLVFSNGRTNYFIGSTLVIIYLVIVFCFYFTPVA; this comes from the exons ATGACCGATCGTAAGCCTCTTCTGTCAAAAAATGAACAGGATTACGATGAAATTAATGGAATTTCTATGGGAAATAGAGCTGTAAATCCATCAGTTCTTCAACATAATGTTGTTATTTTACCAATCGatgaaaatagtaataataaagacaataatagtacaaatagtagtaataataataataataataacaataacaataataataataataatacatatcAAGAAATTGGTAAAGgttcaaatacaacaactacaaatacaacaactacaaatacaacaactacaaatacaacagataaaaataaaaaaagaaagaaggaTAAAATTCCATCTCTTTATATTGCAGAAAAAGAACAACCAATTACATTTGACGATTTTGGAATTACAGATGATACAAATCCAATAGAAGTTaaacatcaaattcaaaatcatatGTTTGGTTTTAAACCATTCAAAAGTAAACTTACAAAGAGAAGAGTTGAAGAACGTTCGCCTGAAGTTCAAAGTTTATATTCCGATGAGCGAAAAGATACAAATCCAA atTCAATTCCAAATACAATTGGAAATGTAGTTTATTGTATAATATTTGGATTCCCATTATCAATTCTATATGTAATTTGTAGTATAATATTATGTTTAACTTATTTTGGATTACCAtatggtaaattattttggaGATTAAAAGGATTTGTTTTTTGGCCATTCGgaaaatatttacaattatcaactacaaattcattatttggtCAAGATGAAGAGAGATTACCAATTAGTAGTGGAAGAAGAAGAGCTCAATCAATTGCACATAGAAAATTAactttatataattatattggtgcttttgtttattatctttttattgcaccatttattataatttctgAAACTATAGTTTTATCTTTAGCTTGGATGTTAGTTGTTTCAATTCCAACTGCAAAA aatcaCACTAAATTATTAACTCATTTAATAACAAATCCATTAAAATTAAGAATTGAAGATTATCCAAGAGCAGATtgtcaaattttattatatccAGTTGAAGCATTTAatagattttattataaatatacaaTTAATGGAATGAATGTT aattattttactaattttttatttttttattttattttatttttagatttattaccatttgtaATTATATCATTGGTATTTGGATTCTTTTTAGAAGATAAGATAAATCCAATtgttatatttatttgttgtttattatcaacaattcCATTATCATATTATAATGGTATGGCGATTGCAAGTTTATCAGCACAAACTAGTTTTGCAATTGGTGCACTTATTAATGCAAGTTTTGGATCGATTATAGAGCTAATTCTTTATGTTGTTTCAATTAGTGGTGCACAAGAAGAGGTAGCAAGATCAGCGTTAACAGGAGCATTATTAGGTTCAATGCTATTGATTCCAGGTTTATCTATGGTTATTGGTGGTTTAAAACATAAGGAACAACGTTTCAATCCAACTTTAATGGGAGTAAATACCATTCTTTTGAtgattgctgttgttgcaGCATTTGCACCAACATTATTCTATAAAATTTATGGTAGCTTTGGATTTAGCTGTACATCCTGTATTCAACAACCAACCAATGTTACAGTGGATGGTGTTGCAATCAATGgaaccaccaccaatacATTGATGGATTGTGGTAAATGTACAATCGTCTCGTCGGATTTAGACGAAGATCCAATTTACACACAAAAAGCACGTACACTTATGTATATTTGTTCTGGTATACTTCCATTGACCTACTTCATTGGTCTTTTATTCACATTGAAAACTCATACTCATATACTTCATGCACCACCAGAAAAGAAGAAACAAGAGCCTACTGATGAAACAAAGGAAAAGAGTATAGAATATGAATGGTCAAAATTACAATGTATCATTGTGTTATTGGCTTGTACAACCATGTTTGCATTGGTATCAGAGAAAATGGTTGGTACGATCGATCCAGTGGTTAGTGCATTGGGTTTAACACATGAATTTTTAGGTGTAACCATTCTTGGTATCATTCCATCCGCTGCAGAGTATCTAAATGCCGTCCAATTTGCAATTCATAATAATATGCCTTTGGCTTTAGAAATTGGTGCTTCTGCTGCCGTTCAAATCACTTTATTCCAAATGCCAGTATTGGTTTTCATTTGTGCAGTTTATAATCATCTAAGTAGTGAAGGATCTTTCACTTTAATTTTCCCATTAATGGATTTCTTTGCTATCTTTTTTGGTGTAATGGTTATGAATTTAGTATTTTCAAATGGTAGaacaaattatttcattGGTTCAACTCTAGTTATCATTTATTTAGTAAttgtattttgtttttattttactccAGTTGCTtga
- the slob2 gene encoding Slob family protein kinase codes for MEYYYYIIIAAVGGFAILTFIIIVVLRLKKSQKMREPLLPKEKGNVFVYKRDTQVQEKEEQVMMNARLYLRSTIYSLQDKIPKFGSRSDKVYFGVLGNSLNKLENDRIMAMVPVSKHWPIPLNSEAGRTTFRTIIKSLEIHPFISVPLLVDFIPEKHVAVSVRPFYADRGSLRDFIHKSKPKMPYADKYDTHLQLNEKIVSKFGRQILEALIFLKNHNFPYFHLNSANVLVDDQICLISDYENSFLGLEPRFSDFIRQHNEKIDPDVLSFGLVLFEMACGYEMENPHSVDISIPAHCYPEVRKVLEAIFKPFYGTPITLEELSKMDFFSYHKFKNLPLHRLTYTSRERDMMDAVIKLNKTFLSTNSKPNSKDLSQPKLKDLKKQKKRKQLVFTQSFEPIKMESQNGGGAAGGEYGNEGGYAISTSSSLPSNFLANVKPANSTSYSLLSNTTTNTTNTSTSSSLNSSFNSNVSTSYSNATTTTNTTSASSVSPPISSPPPPPPPPPPSKSSGPPPPPPPPPKSSGPPPPPPPKSSPPPPADGSRKGLLSSIESFSSSKLKKTKTVDKSGPLLKKS; via the exons atggaatactattattacattATAATAGCAGCAGTTGGTGGCTTTGCAATATTGacatttataattatagttGTATTgcgattaaaaaaatcacaaaAAATGAGAGAgccattattaccaaaagaaaaaggaaatgtttttgtttataaaaGAGATACTCAAGTTCAAGAAAAgg AGGAACAAGTTATGATGAATGCAAGATTATATTTAAGATCAACAATTTATAGTTTACAAGATAAAATACCAAAATTTGGATCAAGATCTGATAAAGTATATTTTGGAGTTTTAggtaattcattaaataaattagagAATGATAGAATTATGGCAATGGTACCAGTTTCAAAACATTGGCCAATTCCATTAAATTCAGAAGCTGGTAGAACCACATTTAGAACCATCATTAAATCATTGGAAATTCATCCATTCATTAGTGTACCATTATTGGTTGATTTTATACCAGAGAAACATGTTGCTGTCTCTGTTAGACCTTTCTATGCCGATAGAGGTTCATTAAGAGATTTCATACataaatcaaaaccaaaaatgCCATACGCTGATAAATATGATACTCATcttcaattaaatgaaaaaatagtTTCAAAATTTGGTAGACAAATTTTAGAagctttaatatttttaaaaaatcataatttcccttattttcatttaaattctGCAAATGTTTTAGTTGATGATCAAATTTGttt aatAAGTGATtatgaaaattcatttttaggATTAGAACCAAGATTTTCAGATTTTATTAGACAACATAATGAAAAGATTGATCCAGATGTATTATCATTTGGTTTAGTATTATTTGAGATGGCATGTGGTTATGAGATGGAGAATCCACATTCAGTTGATATCTCTATTCCAGCACATTGCTATCCAGAAGTTAGAAAAGTATTAGAAGCAATTTTTAAACCATTCTATGGTACACCAATTACATTGGAAGAGTTGAGTAAAATGGATTTCTTTTCATATCATAAATTTAAGAATTTACCACTTCACAGATTAACTTATACTTCAAGAGAACGTGATATGATGGATGCTGTTATAAagttaaataaaacttttctttcaacaaattcaaaaccaaattcaaaagatttatctcaaccaaaattaaaagatttaaaaaaacaaaaaaagagaaaacaATTAGTATTCACTCAATCTTTTGAACCTATTAAAATGGAGAGTcaaaatggtggtggtgctgCTGGCGGTGAATATGGAAATGAGGGTGGTTATGCAATTTCaacttcttcttcattaccAAGTAATTTCTTGGCAAATGTAAAACCTGCAAATTCAACATCATATTCATTACTTTCAAATactacaacaaatacaactaATACTTCAACAAGTAGTAGTTTAAATAGTAGTTTCAATAGTAACGTTTCAACTTCATATTCAAATGCAACAACCACTACAAATACCACTTCTGCATCAAGTGTTTCACCACCAATTTCTTCACCACCTCCACCtccacctccaccaccaccatccaAATCTTCAGgaccaccacctccaccaccaccaccacccaAATCTTCAGGTCCtccacctccaccaccacccAAATCCTCCCCACCACCACCAGCTGATGGCAGTAGAAAAGGTTTACTATCCTCAATTgaatctttttcttcttcaaaattaaaaaaaacaaaaactgtTGATAAAAGTGGTccgttattaaaaaaatcttaa
- the rsmJ gene encoding small GTPase — protein sequence MYKNLNVCVLGSVAVGKTSMIESLTNGNYDREHIPTIENRSIKLLQHKKKVYNIFIHDTASIRELNFLVKESISQCDSFIIVFSLNDANSIESIQFYKDLIYDTLKCKKGSIPIVIAANKLDTKVNDPTIYQKIKKINRLYSLPCIECTSKDNETTNSVFKLLLNSVEKKTTKRQIIPKVKFYFKKKFSLTY from the exons atgtataaaaatttaaatgtatGTGTTTTAGGAAGTGTAGCTGTTGGTAAAACTTCAATGATTGAATCATTGACAAATGGAAATTATGATAGAGAACATATtccaacaattgaaaatagatcaattaaattattacaacacaaaaaaaaagtttataatatatttattcatGATACAG CTTCAATCAGAGAATTAAATTTCTTAGTAAAGGAATCAATTAGCCAATGTGATTCATTTATAATTGTATTTTCCTTAAATGATGCAAActcaattgaatcaattcaattttataaagatttaatataTGATACATTAAAGTGTAAAAAAGGGTCAATACCAATTGTAATCGCTGCAAATAAATTAGATACAAAGGTAAATGATCCAACaatatatcaaaaaattaaaaaaattaataggtTATATTCATTACCATGTATTGAATGTACTtcaaaagataatgaaacaacaaattcagtttttaaattattattaaatagtgTTGAAAAAAAGACAACAAAAAGACAAATAATCCCAAAAGTAAAGttttactttaaaaaaaaattttctttgacctattaa